Proteins found in one Enterococcus sp. 9D6_DIV0238 genomic segment:
- a CDS encoding CitMHS family transporter, translating into MLALLGYLMIIVFMALLLSKKISPFAGLILVPLAFGFIAAGYTGQSFLNVFEWIYEGLYYQLAGGKVKSGVAPTITLLLFAILYFSIMLDVGLFDPLSKVLIKWAKGDPLRLCVATAVISMIVSLDGDGTTTVLIVTAAVLSLFKKMKMRQLYLAVLIAIPNSIMNLVPWSGPMARAMPVLNIGPKEFFLPLIPGMIGAMFLTAYMAYSYGKKERVRLGYTAEKSIVTDEDLTAIMSSLDEDPESLKRPKLLLFNFILTIFIMALLILDTVNGGILFLVGTSIALIVNYKNPVLQAQRLTANGSEALGPVSLVFGAGVIMGVLNGSGMSEGIAQHIVSLLPESMGGYIPLLLALISLPGLFFLPNDAFYFGILPVIAPIAYTFGATPVNIGVASLIGQAVRFASPLVAFLYVLVDRTEVSFGDYQKEYLKWGIPSYFIQLAIAILTGAIPLPFLN; encoded by the coding sequence ATGTTGGCTTTATTGGGATATTTGATGATTATTGTATTTATGGCACTATTACTTTCGAAAAAAATCTCCCCTTTTGCAGGGCTGATTCTTGTACCATTGGCATTCGGGTTTATTGCAGCGGGATATACAGGGCAATCATTCTTAAATGTATTTGAGTGGATATATGAAGGGTTATATTATCAACTTGCCGGAGGCAAAGTGAAATCAGGTGTCGCACCGACGATCACTTTATTGTTATTTGCTATTTTATACTTCTCGATCATGTTAGATGTTGGTCTTTTTGATCCGTTAAGTAAAGTCTTGATCAAGTGGGCAAAAGGAGATCCTCTTCGACTTTGTGTAGCTACAGCAGTTATTTCGATGATCGTTTCTTTAGACGGTGACGGAACAACAACTGTATTGATCGTAACTGCGGCAGTTTTATCTCTATTCAAAAAAATGAAGATGCGGCAGCTCTACTTGGCAGTATTGATTGCCATACCTAATTCGATCATGAATTTAGTGCCGTGGAGTGGACCGATGGCTAGGGCCATGCCGGTGCTGAACATTGGGCCTAAAGAATTTTTCTTACCTTTGATTCCTGGAATGATCGGAGCGATGTTCCTTACAGCGTATATGGCTTATAGTTACGGAAAAAAAGAGCGTGTAAGATTAGGCTATACAGCAGAGAAAAGTATTGTCACGGATGAAGATTTAACAGCGATCATGTCTTCTCTAGATGAAGATCCAGAGAGCTTGAAACGTCCCAAACTATTACTGTTCAACTTTATTTTGACGATTTTCATCATGGCGTTACTGATATTGGATACTGTCAACGGTGGAATACTCTTCTTAGTTGGGACGAGTATCGCACTGATCGTTAACTACAAAAATCCTGTGCTTCAAGCGCAACGATTGACGGCAAATGGTTCAGAAGCGCTAGGACCTGTGAGTTTAGTTTTTGGCGCAGGTGTTATTATGGGCGTGCTGAATGGTAGTGGAATGAGTGAAGGAATTGCGCAGCATATCGTTTCCTTACTGCCTGAAAGTATGGGCGGCTATATTCCTCTTTTACTGGCGTTGATTTCTTTACCGGGGCTATTTTTCTTACCGAATGATGCGTTTTACTTTGGTATTTTACCTGTGATCGCACCGATTGCGTATACATTTGGCGCGACTCCAGTAAACATTGGGGTAGCTTCGTTGATCGGGCAAGCTGTACGTTTTGCCAGTCCTTTGGTGGCGTTCCTTTATGTATTAGTTGATCGTACAGAAGTCAGCTTTGGAGATTACCAAAAAGAATACTTAAAATGGGGAATCCCCAGCTACTTCATTCAATTAGCGATCGCGATCTTGACCGGGGCTATTCCTTTGCCATTTTTAAATTAA
- a CDS encoding glycine cleavage system protein H → MMAEEVKIIDNLWVLKTAEGYKVGLTNEAQEELGNITFATLPKVGQELKKGDSLIEVEAEKAVSEFSSPVTGTVASINEAAENEPSVLDDPNQSNAWIAILTDVNEEELV, encoded by the coding sequence ATAATGGCTGAAGAAGTAAAAATCATTGATAACTTATGGGTCTTGAAAACCGCTGAAGGATACAAGGTAGGCTTAACCAATGAAGCGCAAGAAGAATTAGGTAATATCACTTTTGCAACATTACCAAAAGTGGGTCAAGAATTAAAAAAAGGTGATTCCTTGATTGAAGTGGAAGCGGAAAAAGCAGTTAGTGAATTTAGTTCACCAGTAACTGGAACGGTCGCTTCTATCAATGAAGCTGCTGAAAATGAGCCAAGTGTCCTTGATGATCCTAATCAATCAAATGCATGGATCGCTATTTTAACTGACGTTAACGAAGAAGAGCTAGTATAA
- a CDS encoding 2-methylaconitate cis-trans isomerase PrpF family protein, translated as MIVLKKIDCSIYRGGTSKGVFLFEKDLAEFGENYDDVLLKIMGSPDVRQIDGLGGAVSTTSKVAIISPEEKEAWDVNYTFAQVAIDKPIVSYAGNCGNISSAVGVFAIESGLVKTTDPITTVKVYNTNTKKVIYEHIPTPDGKLSYEGDFKISGVPGSGLKIELEFIDPAGSMTGKLLPTGNVVDTLTIEGLGEIEVSIVDAANPLVFIEADQVGLTGKESASEIDSNDDRLALLEKIRGAAAEKLGFVKAADQSAKESPGVPKLTLVSKAETYTTVSGETIASDSYDLAVRMMSMQKAHKTIALTGALCTAAACVIAGTIPNQLLKKENQSNHQTKLCFGHGDGLIETTIDYEEPKEGDAIIRSISSYRTARKILTGTVFF; from the coding sequence GTGATAGTATTGAAAAAAATTGATTGTAGTATTTATAGAGGAGGGACGAGTAAAGGTGTCTTTTTATTTGAAAAGGACTTAGCTGAATTTGGTGAAAACTATGATGATGTTCTTCTTAAGATAATGGGAAGTCCGGATGTAAGACAAATTGATGGCTTAGGTGGAGCTGTTTCTACTACAAGTAAGGTTGCCATCATTTCACCTGAAGAAAAAGAAGCGTGGGATGTAAATTATACGTTCGCTCAAGTAGCGATCGATAAGCCGATCGTTTCTTACGCTGGGAATTGCGGAAATATTTCTTCAGCTGTTGGTGTATTCGCAATTGAAAGCGGTTTAGTAAAAACGACTGATCCGATAACGACCGTTAAAGTATATAACACGAATACAAAGAAAGTGATCTATGAGCATATTCCTACGCCTGATGGAAAATTAAGTTATGAAGGCGACTTCAAAATATCTGGAGTACCTGGGAGCGGATTAAAAATCGAGTTGGAATTTATTGATCCTGCTGGTTCAATGACTGGAAAATTATTACCAACGGGCAATGTAGTAGATACATTAACGATCGAAGGGTTAGGTGAGATAGAGGTATCGATCGTTGATGCAGCAAATCCTCTCGTTTTTATAGAAGCAGATCAGGTTGGTTTGACCGGAAAAGAAAGCGCTTCGGAAATAGATAGTAATGACGACAGATTAGCTTTACTGGAAAAAATCAGAGGAGCAGCAGCAGAAAAACTAGGGTTCGTCAAAGCGGCAGATCAAAGCGCAAAAGAATCGCCGGGAGTACCTAAACTGACTTTAGTGAGTAAAGCTGAAACATACACAACTGTCAGTGGTGAAACGATTGCATCAGATAGCTACGACTTAGCTGTTCGAATGATGAGTATGCAAAAAGCGCACAAAACGATTGCTTTGACAGGCGCACTTTGCACTGCAGCAGCTTGTGTGATAGCTGGTACGATTCCAAATCAGCTTCTTAAAAAAGAGAATCAGTCGAACCATCAAACGAAATTATGCTTTGGTCATGGCGATGGCTTGATCGAAACTACTATCGATTATGAAGAACCAAAAGAAGGTGACGCAATCATTCGTTCTATATCATCTTATAGAACAGCAAGAAAGATTTTAACGGGTACGGTATTTTTTTAG
- a CDS encoding arsenate reductase family protein — protein sequence MYTFFWYPKCSTCKKAKAWLDEKQVNYETIDMIENPPTAKQLTSWMEQSDLPVRRFFNTSGIRYREQGLKDKVNDFSIKEASELLATDGMLIKRPIFVKGDQFLANGFKESDYEGAIQ from the coding sequence ATGTATACATTTTTCTGGTATCCAAAGTGTTCAACATGTAAAAAGGCAAAGGCTTGGTTAGATGAAAAACAGGTCAACTATGAAACGATCGATATGATCGAAAATCCGCCAACAGCAAAACAGTTAACAAGCTGGATGGAGCAAAGTGATCTGCCTGTTCGTCGTTTCTTCAATACAAGCGGTATTCGTTATAGAGAACAAGGCTTGAAAGACAAAGTCAATGACTTTTCGATCAAAGAAGCCAGCGAGCTTTTAGCGACAGACGGCATGTTGATCAAACGTCCGATTTTTGTTAAAGGAGATCAATTTTTAGCGAACGGATTTAAAGAATCTGATTACGAAGGAGCTATTCAATAA
- a CDS encoding L-lactate MFS transporter — MNAKVNRWQVLIASTAVLLCTGAVYAFSVFAGPLSVEKGWTMTEIMLAFTINAAIGPIPMIFGGFLTDKGLAKWAIVIGGVLFGLGFLLTGFVTSTGMLYLTYGLIGGFGQGLAYSGCLSNTIKLFPDKKGLASGIITAGMGGAAIIAAPIGNYFIENNDVFYAFRSLGIAYIIVIVIASFFIKTAPANYVPEGFTPPEMMRGGKMINKNWKQMLRSPYFYLIFFMLCTGAFSGLMIASNASVIGQQMFGLSAGTAAFYVSLYSLSNCAGRVLWGTVSDKLGRNKTLNIILSVIIAALIVLTVLSSQLGFAIGIIALGLCFGGVMGVFPPIVMENYGPVNQGVNYGIVFIGYSTAAFFAPRVAVSMASASGGSFTNAFYVAIVVACIGLVLNICYSQMKKAKAKEIVEA, encoded by the coding sequence ATGAATGCTAAAGTAAATCGATGGCAAGTGCTGATTGCTTCCACAGCTGTATTATTATGTACAGGTGCAGTCTATGCATTTAGTGTTTTTGCAGGTCCGTTAAGCGTTGAAAAAGGCTGGACGATGACTGAGATCATGCTTGCTTTTACGATAAATGCAGCGATAGGTCCGATTCCTATGATTTTTGGCGGATTTCTTACAGATAAAGGATTAGCCAAGTGGGCGATCGTTATTGGGGGCGTATTATTTGGATTAGGTTTCTTATTGACTGGTTTTGTGACAAGTACAGGAATGCTGTATTTGACTTACGGACTTATTGGCGGCTTTGGTCAAGGCTTAGCCTATTCTGGTTGTCTTAGTAATACGATCAAGCTATTTCCGGATAAAAAAGGTTTAGCTTCAGGGATTATTACGGCGGGAATGGGTGGAGCAGCGATCATAGCTGCTCCGATAGGTAACTATTTTATCGAAAACAACGATGTATTTTATGCATTTCGATCATTAGGGATTGCCTATATCATCGTTATCGTGATCGCCAGTTTTTTCATTAAGACGGCTCCCGCAAATTATGTACCGGAAGGCTTTACACCACCTGAAATGATGCGTGGTGGGAAAATGATCAATAAAAATTGGAAACAAATGCTGCGCTCTCCTTATTTTTATTTGATTTTCTTTATGTTATGCACTGGAGCGTTTTCTGGTTTAATGATCGCTTCAAATGCTTCTGTGATCGGGCAGCAGATGTTTGGCTTGAGTGCAGGAACTGCCGCTTTTTATGTAAGCTTATATTCATTGAGCAATTGTGCTGGCCGCGTTTTGTGGGGAACTGTCTCTGATAAATTAGGCCGAAATAAGACATTGAATATTATTTTGAGTGTGATCATTGCGGCGTTGATCGTATTGACTGTCTTATCGAGTCAGCTAGGATTTGCTATTGGAATTATTGCATTAGGATTATGTTTTGGCGGTGTGATGGGTGTTTTTCCGCCGATTGTTATGGAAAATTATGGTCCCGTCAATCAAGGAGTCAATTACGGTATAGTATTTATTGGTTACTCTACAGCTGCTTTTTTTGCACCGAGAGTAGCAGTTAGTATGGCTTCAGCTAGCGGCGGTAGCTTTACCAATGCGTTTTATGTTGCAATTGTTGTTGCTTGTATCGGACTAGTTTTGAACATTTGCTATAGTCAAATGAAAAAAGCTAAAGCAAAAGAGATAGTAGAAGCGTAA
- a CDS encoding LysR family transcriptional regulator: MEIKDFEYIRAILEFENLTKAAESLYITQPSLSMYLKNMEERLGFQVFQVIGKKFSLTLLGEEYLAAGLSILEIKDNFQSKLETMLEQRYGKIRLAIPLLRSSYLLPEILPKFNTLYPNVQIELSEDASVVLEKKIQDGRADIIIMNKPDRFLNMDYEIVRREKILLAVPRSFLTADLLPEKSQPKYPYFDLRQLKDKRFILHFPNQRTGQMAEKIFRYYQIKPKNVFYTKNIETALNLTVAGYGVSFVYENHVEHLNLKERPYFFSISQPDEHLFSTEVLIGYRKNRILPPYTREFIDLCKTLI; the protein is encoded by the coding sequence ATGGAAATAAAAGATTTTGAGTATATTCGAGCAATTTTAGAATTTGAAAATTTGACCAAAGCAGCTGAATCTCTGTACATCACGCAGCCTTCTTTAAGCATGTATTTAAAAAATATGGAAGAGCGTCTAGGTTTTCAAGTGTTTCAGGTCATCGGTAAAAAATTTTCTTTGACCCTATTAGGTGAAGAATATCTAGCAGCCGGATTAAGCATCCTTGAAATCAAAGATAATTTCCAAAGTAAGCTGGAAACAATGTTGGAACAACGCTATGGTAAAATCCGCTTAGCGATTCCTTTATTACGCAGTTCCTATTTGCTGCCTGAAATATTGCCTAAATTCAATACGCTTTATCCAAATGTTCAAATTGAATTGAGTGAGGATGCTTCTGTTGTTCTTGAGAAGAAAATACAAGATGGGCGTGCAGATATTATTATCATGAATAAACCTGACCGTTTCTTAAATATGGATTACGAAATCGTCCGTAGAGAAAAAATATTGCTGGCTGTCCCAAGATCATTTCTTACAGCAGATCTACTTCCAGAAAAATCTCAACCCAAATATCCCTATTTTGATTTACGACAGCTTAAAGATAAACGGTTTATTTTGCATTTTCCCAACCAAAGAACAGGTCAAATGGCTGAAAAAATTTTCCGCTATTATCAAATCAAACCCAAGAATGTATTTTACACAAAAAATATCGAAACAGCTCTCAATCTAACAGTTGCTGGATATGGAGTATCCTTCGTTTACGAAAATCATGTAGAACATCTGAATCTAAAAGAACGCCCCTATTTCTTTTCGATCAGCCAGCCAGATGAACATTTATTTTCTACAGAAGTGTTGATCGGTTATCGTAAAAACCGGATACTCCCACCCTATACACGTGAATTTATTGACCTTTGTAAAACATTAATTTAA
- a CDS encoding GntR family transcriptional regulator: protein MTHMIDVAEIVAENLDFSSTKSLKTVVYSALKKTILNGEIPAGTRINELFLCNKVSISRTPLRSALQRLHDENLLEYVPGSGMIVKGITSKDAYEIFTIRKSLDRLATITAMHEMNDRDFEEFEQIVSLMQKQGENGEELASIFTDFNEFIYSKSQLFRLRDTRENIQNYLSYFRELSVHSNDRRANAIEDHVKLYYYMKTKNEKQVELLLDEHLENALDGILSEMDKKVLQAI from the coding sequence ATGACACATATGATAGATGTAGCTGAAATTGTTGCAGAAAACTTAGACTTCAGTAGCACAAAATCATTGAAAACAGTGGTGTATTCAGCGTTGAAAAAAACGATCTTAAATGGAGAGATTCCAGCAGGGACGAGGATCAATGAATTATTTCTTTGCAACAAAGTGAGTATCAGTAGAACACCGTTACGTTCCGCCCTGCAACGTCTTCATGATGAAAACCTCTTAGAATATGTGCCGGGGAGCGGGATGATCGTCAAAGGAATCACGAGCAAAGATGCGTATGAAATTTTCACCATTAGAAAATCGTTGGATCGATTAGCAACGATCACTGCAATGCACGAAATGAATGATCGTGATTTTGAAGAGTTCGAACAAATCGTGTCGCTCATGCAAAAGCAGGGAGAAAACGGTGAGGAATTGGCTTCAATATTCACTGATTTCAACGAATTCATTTACTCTAAGAGTCAGTTATTTCGGCTTAGAGATACGAGGGAAAACATCCAAAATTATTTAAGCTATTTTAGAGAATTATCTGTGCATTCGAATGATCGAAGAGCGAATGCGATCGAAGACCATGTGAAACTTTACTATTATATGAAAACAAAAAATGAGAAACAGGTAGAACTTCTTTTGGACGAACATTTGGAAAATGCGCTGGACGGCATCTTAAGTGAGATGGATAAAAAGGTGCTGCAGGCAATCTAA
- the acnA gene encoding aconitate hydratase AcnA, whose translation MKRTIIIQNKEYTFFSLKALAEKTGADISRLPYSIRILLENILRQETAEGDKVVHQLVDWNLPNSQKTEIPFKPGRVILQDLTGGAAIVDLASLRKAVKDFGQDPNIINPEIPVDLVIDHSVQVDFAGSKTAFQKNEELEFARNMERYSFFKWAEQSFDSFRVVPPATGIVHQVNLEYLADVVTERDTKNENLLFPDTLVGTDSHTTMINALGVLGWGVGGIEAEAGMLGQPCYLTTPDVIGVRLTGSLKNGATATDLALTLTQLLREKNVVGKFVEYFGEGLAHLTVSDRSVVANMAPEYGATCGFFPIDQETLNYLDFSGRDPEQRAIIEAYVKENQLFYDAAKEADYTEIIELNLSDIEPSLAGPKRPQDLVPLSKVKQGFIDSLTKPNGNSGYGLAAGEEKKQATINYEDGTQETIETGAVVIASITSCTNTSNPFIMLSAGLLAKKAVEKGLSVKRYVKTSLSPGSKVATRYFEDAGLLPYLEKLGFDVIGYGCMTCVGNSGPLDETISQVIQDENLLVSAVLSGNRNFEGRIHADVKAGYLAAPHLVIAYALAGNVNVDLTTEPLGFDSEGAPVYLKDIMPSNEEVEQLINRYVKTDLYKEEYGSVFNSNQHWNNIETTPSMTYEWDEKSTYIANPPYFEALESQAQSIQALKNQRVLAKLGDSITTDHLSPVGSIPLQSPAGKYLTEHGVRPQAFNSYGSRRGNHEVMVRGTLNNIRLRNELADGKEGGYTKHFPTGEILTIFDASEKYLKEDVGLLILAGEDYGMGSSRDWAAKGVRLLGVNTVIAKSFERIHRSNLLMMGVLPLQFVEGQDADSLGLTGEESFDFIIDDSIKPNDIISVRATNANGDVTGFKVRARFESETEIDYYRNQGILPMVLRNKLS comes from the coding sequence ATGAAAAGAACAATAATAATTCAAAACAAGGAGTACACTTTTTTTAGTTTAAAGGCATTGGCTGAAAAAACGGGAGCCGATATTTCCCGTCTGCCATATTCCATCAGAATTTTACTGGAAAATATTTTACGTCAGGAAACAGCGGAAGGTGATAAAGTCGTTCATCAATTAGTGGATTGGAACTTACCGAATAGTCAAAAAACCGAAATTCCTTTTAAACCAGGTCGAGTTATTTTACAAGATTTGACTGGAGGAGCTGCGATCGTAGACTTAGCTTCTTTGAGAAAAGCGGTGAAGGATTTTGGTCAAGATCCCAATATCATCAATCCAGAAATTCCTGTTGATTTAGTGATCGATCATTCAGTTCAAGTTGATTTTGCAGGGTCAAAAACAGCATTTCAGAAAAATGAAGAGCTGGAATTTGCGCGAAATATGGAACGCTATAGTTTCTTTAAATGGGCAGAGCAATCCTTTGATTCGTTTAGAGTGGTTCCACCGGCAACCGGGATCGTTCACCAAGTCAATTTAGAATATCTGGCGGATGTCGTAACGGAAAGAGACACTAAAAACGAAAACCTTCTTTTCCCAGATACTTTAGTGGGGACAGATTCACATACAACAATGATCAATGCACTAGGAGTTTTAGGCTGGGGAGTTGGCGGCATCGAGGCAGAGGCAGGAATGTTAGGACAGCCATGCTACTTAACGACACCTGATGTTATTGGTGTTCGTTTAACTGGATCACTTAAAAATGGCGCGACTGCTACAGATTTAGCTTTGACGCTTACGCAGCTATTACGAGAAAAAAATGTTGTTGGAAAATTTGTTGAATACTTTGGTGAAGGTCTCGCTCATTTGACTGTATCGGATCGTTCTGTTGTAGCAAATATGGCACCTGAATATGGGGCAACTTGCGGATTTTTCCCGATCGATCAAGAAACACTCAACTATTTAGATTTCAGCGGAAGAGATCCTGAACAACGAGCGATCATTGAAGCCTATGTAAAAGAAAATCAGCTATTTTATGACGCTGCGAAAGAAGCAGACTATACAGAAATCATCGAATTGAACCTAAGCGACATCGAACCAAGCTTAGCAGGACCCAAACGTCCGCAAGATTTGGTGCCACTATCAAAAGTCAAACAAGGATTCATCGATTCGCTTACGAAGCCTAATGGGAACAGCGGGTACGGTTTAGCAGCAGGAGAAGAAAAGAAGCAAGCAACGATCAACTATGAAGATGGTACACAAGAGACGATCGAAACAGGAGCAGTCGTTATTGCTTCGATCACAAGTTGTACAAATACAAGTAATCCGTTCATCATGCTGAGTGCAGGACTACTTGCAAAAAAAGCAGTTGAAAAAGGATTATCAGTGAAACGATATGTGAAGACATCATTGTCGCCTGGTTCAAAAGTAGCAACACGTTACTTTGAAGATGCTGGCTTACTTCCATACTTAGAAAAACTAGGGTTTGATGTGATTGGTTATGGCTGTATGACCTGTGTTGGAAACTCTGGACCACTGGATGAAACGATCAGCCAAGTGATTCAAGATGAAAATTTACTTGTTTCAGCTGTCCTCAGTGGCAATCGTAATTTTGAAGGACGTATCCATGCCGATGTAAAAGCAGGCTATCTAGCAGCACCGCACTTAGTGATTGCCTATGCTCTAGCCGGAAATGTCAATGTTGATCTGACAACAGAACCATTAGGCTTTGATTCAGAAGGCGCGCCAGTCTATCTGAAAGACATCATGCCGAGCAATGAGGAAGTGGAACAGTTGATCAATCGTTATGTCAAAACAGACCTATACAAAGAAGAATATGGTTCTGTGTTCAACTCAAATCAACACTGGAACAATATTGAAACAACACCATCGATGACTTATGAATGGGATGAAAAATCGACTTATATTGCCAATCCGCCTTATTTTGAAGCGCTGGAATCTCAAGCTCAGTCGATTCAAGCTTTAAAAAATCAACGAGTGTTGGCTAAATTGGGCGATTCGATCACGACGGATCACCTTTCTCCAGTGGGCTCGATTCCGTTACAGTCACCTGCGGGGAAATATTTGACAGAGCATGGTGTGCGACCTCAAGCCTTTAACTCTTACGGCAGTCGACGCGGCAATCACGAAGTGATGGTACGCGGAACACTGAATAACATTCGATTACGTAATGAATTAGCCGATGGGAAAGAAGGCGGATATACAAAACATTTTCCAACTGGAGAGATCTTGACAATATTTGATGCAAGTGAAAAATATCTCAAAGAGGATGTTGGTTTGCTTATCTTAGCTGGAGAAGACTATGGCATGGGTTCTTCTAGAGACTGGGCAGCGAAAGGTGTTCGGCTGCTTGGAGTGAATACAGTGATCGCTAAAAGTTTTGAACGAATCCATCGTTCGAATCTATTGATGATGGGCGTTTTACCACTTCAATTTGTTGAGGGACAGGATGCAGATAGTTTAGGATTGACTGGCGAGGAAAGCTTTGACTTCATTATCGATGACTCGATCAAACCAAATGACATCATTAGTGTTCGAGCGACAAACGCAAATGGCGATGTGACTGGATTTAAAGTACGTGCAAGATTTGAGTCAGAAACGGAGATCGATTATTACCGAAATCAAGGGATTCTACCAATGGTACTAAGAAACAAACTAAGCTAA
- a CDS encoding FtsW/RodA/SpoVE family cell cycle protein, with translation MNKNKLLNNLDNRIDYGVILPVFLLSIIGILSLYVALSNDPLRPEIGNMLMKQGLWYLVGGISIVVVMHFNSKLLWRLTPIFYAIGLVMMGLLLKFYDPYLESQTGSKNWISFGGTTFQPSELMKIAFILMLAYIVTMHNVKNVDRTLKSDFWLIGKMLLVTLPVLILILLQDDFGTMLVFLAIFSGVFLMSGISWKIILPTFLVAILIGAGTIYLVTTTAGREFLYSVGFKSYQFERIDLWMKPFHHDPNRSQQPALALTAIGSGGLFGKGFNNSDVYVPVRESDMIFTVVGENFGFIGGCFIILLYFILIYRMIKVCFETNNEFYAYIATGIIMMILFHVFENIGANIGLLPLTGIPLPFISQGGSSILGNMLGVGLIMSMKYQKEAVIEEY, from the coding sequence ATGAATAAAAATAAATTACTAAATAACTTAGATAATCGAATCGACTACGGAGTGATCTTACCTGTTTTTCTTCTGTCGATCATAGGAATACTTTCATTATATGTAGCATTGAGCAATGATCCGTTACGGCCTGAGATAGGGAATATGTTGATGAAGCAAGGACTATGGTACCTTGTTGGCGGCATCAGTATCGTTGTGGTGATGCATTTTAACTCGAAGTTACTTTGGCGATTGACACCGATTTTTTACGCCATTGGTCTTGTGATGATGGGTCTATTGCTTAAGTTTTATGATCCTTATTTAGAGTCTCAAACAGGGTCTAAAAACTGGATTTCTTTTGGTGGTACGACGTTTCAGCCATCTGAATTGATGAAAATTGCTTTTATTTTGATGCTAGCTTATATTGTCACAATGCATAATGTGAAGAACGTTGATCGGACATTGAAATCTGATTTTTGGTTGATCGGTAAGATGCTGTTGGTGACACTGCCTGTTCTGATTTTGATTTTACTACAAGATGACTTTGGAACGATGTTGGTTTTCTTAGCCATTTTCAGTGGCGTTTTCTTGATGTCAGGGATTTCCTGGAAAATTATTTTACCGACGTTTTTAGTAGCTATCTTGATTGGGGCTGGAACGATTTATCTTGTGACAACAACAGCAGGGCGAGAGTTTCTTTATTCGGTTGGATTTAAGTCTTATCAGTTTGAACGGATCGACTTATGGATGAAGCCGTTTCATCATGATCCAAATCGTTCGCAGCAACCAGCGCTTGCGTTGACTGCTATTGGTTCAGGCGGATTATTTGGTAAAGGATTCAATAATAGCGATGTGTATGTGCCTGTCAGAGAATCAGATATGATTTTCACGGTTGTGGGAGAAAACTTTGGTTTCATTGGCGGATGTTTTATTATTTTGCTATACTTTATCTTGATTTACCGCATGATCAAAGTTTGTTTTGAGACGAATAATGAATTTTATGCCTATATTGCGACAGGGATCATCATGATGATCTTGTTCCACGTATTTGAAAATATCGGTGCAAACATTGGACTTCTGCCATTGACAGGGATTCCGTTGCCATTTATTAGTCAGGGTGGTTCATCTATTTTAGGAAATATGCTGGGCGTAGGTTTGATCATGTCTATGAAATATCAAAAAGAAGCAGTGATCGAAGAATATTAA